In Gammaproteobacteria bacterium (ex Lamellibrachia satsuma), a single genomic region encodes these proteins:
- a CDS encoding hydrogenase maturation protease — MIRVIGIGSSFGADQLGWLALEVLEEAAIPDLELIRLDRPGSGLLRYFEGVGIILLIDAVEAGLEPGEIKLLNPADLSQLSCLTSSHGFGVAEALALAETLETLPAELWVAGIGAGNDRSSVPDLNKQQLLDLLAHLPC; from the coding sequence TTGATACGCGTCATCGGTATAGGCTCGTCCTTCGGGGCTGACCAGTTGGGGTGGCTGGCACTTGAGGTGCTGGAAGAGGCAGCGATTCCCGACCTGGAATTGATCAGGCTGGATCGCCCCGGCAGCGGATTGCTGCGCTATTTTGAGGGTGTTGGAATAATCCTGCTTATCGATGCAGTCGAGGCTGGACTCGAACCAGGCGAGATAAAACTGCTGAATCCTGCTGACCTGTCACAGTTATCCTGTCTGACATCAAGTCATGGTTTTGGAGTGGCGGAAGCCCTCGCTTTGGCCGAAACACTGGAAACGCTACCTGCCGAATTGTGGGTGGCGGGGATAGGTGCTGGAAATGACCGTTCCAGCGTGCCGGATCTGAACAAACAGCAGTTACTCGACCTGCTGGCCCATCTTCCGTGCTAA
- a CDS encoding 4Fe-4S dicluster domain-containing protein, protein MSAQHIAARRPGFMERERLQDFLDVFRLLGYRTLGPVVEEETIQWREVDTIDALPTGVQARQGPGEYRLEEQSENRLFAWNHGPQAIKPLLFSAEETLWHERLMADGQVDIKQTLPEVKPTAIFGVRACDLAALALQDRHFLSQQNPDPHYKARREALFLIGIDCAFSAATCFCTSTGDGPSLGEGFDIGMAELDDGYLVWGGSVKGGEIIGGLSLEPATEAQLNSMIQETDRAAAQQHRFLPGETELKQLYDKLNHGHWDEIGARCLSCGNCTAVCPTCFCYSTGYQRTLDGQSAEMKRQWESCFSQTHSSMGQFMLRRETALRYRQWLTHKLAGWQEQYGRSGCVGCGRCITWCPVGIDLTQAVAAILDGGLADV, encoded by the coding sequence ATGTCGGCTCAGCATATTGCAGCCCGTCGGCCCGGTTTTATGGAACGGGAGAGGTTGCAGGATTTTTTGGATGTTTTTCGTCTTTTGGGTTACCGAACGCTGGGTCCGGTGGTAGAGGAGGAGACGATTCAGTGGCGGGAAGTCGATACTATCGATGCCCTGCCCACAGGTGTCCAGGCGCGACAGGGTCCCGGTGAGTACCGCCTGGAAGAGCAGTCCGAAAATCGTCTGTTCGCCTGGAATCATGGACCTCAAGCCATCAAGCCGCTGCTATTTAGTGCCGAAGAGACACTCTGGCATGAAAGGCTCATGGCGGATGGGCAGGTGGACATAAAGCAGACCCTGCCCGAGGTTAAACCCACCGCGATTTTCGGTGTGAGGGCTTGTGATCTGGCGGCCCTGGCACTGCAGGACAGGCACTTTCTTTCACAGCAAAATCCCGATCCCCACTACAAGGCCCGGCGTGAAGCCCTCTTTCTCATAGGTATCGATTGCGCCTTTTCCGCGGCAACCTGTTTCTGTACCTCCACCGGTGATGGTCCCTCATTGGGCGAAGGTTTCGATATCGGCATGGCGGAACTGGACGACGGCTATCTTGTCTGGGGAGGCAGTGTAAAAGGCGGTGAGATTATTGGTGGGTTATCTCTCGAACCTGCAACCGAAGCACAGCTCAACAGTATGATTCAGGAGACGGACCGGGCGGCAGCGCAGCAGCACCGTTTTCTGCCGGGTGAGACAGAATTGAAACAGCTCTATGACAAACTGAATCATGGACATTGGGATGAGATCGGGGCGCGCTGCCTCAGCTGCGGCAACTGCACTGCAGTCTGTCCGACATGCTTCTGTTACTCAACGGGTTACCAGCGGACATTGGATGGGCAATCCGCAGAGATGAAACGTCAATGGGAGTCCTGTTTCAGTCAGACTCACAGCAGCATGGGACAGTTTATGCTGCGCAGGGAGACAGCGTTGCGTTACCGTCAATGGTTGACTCACAAACTGGCAGGTTGGCAGGAGCAGTATGGCCGCAGCGGGTGTGTCGGTTGTGGGCGTTGCATTACCTGGTGTCCTGTGGGTATAGACCTGACTCAGGCAGTGGCTGCCATACTGGACGGGGGGCTGGCCGATGTTTGA
- a CDS encoding DUF3616 domain-containing protein yields MSLQFQEFIGTDILTEPSGITELEKDRFLAVSDSSPDTAFYLLAHASGALTAKHLQSPPNMPKVDDLEGVVLLGEYMYAITSYSASDPKIRHLIRFQMDADGFSSQPIAANGDYELKKRIKQILLTAFPKLNSSDFSREKFNIEGLAIHKDKKELLIGLRGPTMGGKAFVVSTEGLLGAFETDASAIKINENKENIYALKLGGGGIRAMTCMADNKGYLIVSGKSINGDEKFKCPYSNDKAKFLLWYWKGSKNHEPEPIHCFFPIEENGIVVQPEGIALITLDGGEQTLLIVSDDGKKPEGLSSGRPGRYWIVEPERYRNFLHRL; encoded by the coding sequence GTGAGCCTTCAATTTCAGGAATTCATCGGCACGGATATCCTAACCGAACCCTCTGGAATTACCGAGCTGGAAAAGGATCGATTCCTAGCCGTAAGTGATTCCAGTCCGGACACAGCATTCTATCTATTGGCCCATGCATCTGGCGCTCTAACTGCGAAGCATCTTCAGTCTCCTCCTAACATGCCGAAAGTCGATGACCTGGAAGGGGTAGTCCTGTTGGGGGAGTATATGTATGCCATCACCTCCTATTCTGCTAGTGACCCGAAAATAAGGCATCTCATCCGCTTTCAGATGGATGCAGATGGTTTCAGTTCACAGCCAATAGCCGCCAACGGAGACTATGAACTTAAAAAACGCATCAAACAGATTTTACTAACAGCGTTTCCAAAGCTAAACAGTTCAGATTTTTCCAGAGAGAAATTCAATATTGAAGGCCTTGCGATACACAAAGATAAGAAAGAATTGCTCATCGGATTGCGTGGTCCCACCATGGGTGGCAAAGCCTTCGTCGTGTCTACCGAGGGGCTACTCGGTGCCTTTGAAACGGATGCATCTGCCATTAAAATCAATGAAAACAAAGAAAATATTTACGCCTTGAAATTGGGAGGGGGCGGCATTCGCGCCATGACCTGTATGGCAGATAACAAGGGGTATCTGATCGTCAGCGGAAAGTCGATTAATGGAGATGAAAAATTCAAATGTCCCTATTCCAATGACAAAGCAAAATTCTTATTGTGGTATTGGAAGGGGAGCAAGAATCATGAACCTGAGCCGATCCACTGCTTTTTTCCGATCGAGGAAAATGGAATTGTGGTTCAGCCGGAAGGCATCGCTCTGATAACACTCGATGGAGGTGAGCAAACGCTCCTGATCGTCAGTGATGATGGTAAAAAGCCGGAAGGGTTATCTTCCGGGAGGCCTGGACGATACTGGATTGTAGAGCCGGAGCGATACAGGAATTTCCTGCATCGACTGTAA
- a CDS encoding response regulator: MNRKQTILLVEDDHRFAHLVQEYLEKEGFEVDLEHRGDAAVSRIIDAPPDLLVLDLMLPGMDGFAICREIRPHYRNPILMLTARDEDIDQIVGLELGADDYITKPIEPRLLLARLRAHLRRTNESSSSLEDNGKSDIRHGRLIIDPHSRSVALDGNSVELTTSEFDLLLILASGAGNTLNRDAILQAWRGIEYDGLDRSVDIAVSRLRRKLNDDVSPPRRIKTVRRRGYLFVPDAWE; encoded by the coding sequence ATGAACCGGAAACAGACCATCCTGCTGGTTGAAGACGATCACCGTTTCGCCCACCTGGTACAGGAATACCTGGAGAAAGAGGGCTTTGAGGTCGACCTGGAACACCGGGGCGACGCCGCAGTATCACGCATCATCGATGCGCCTCCCGATCTGTTGGTCCTCGATCTCATGCTTCCGGGGATGGATGGATTCGCAATCTGCCGGGAGATTCGGCCACACTATCGCAACCCCATCCTGATGCTGACCGCCCGTGATGAGGATATCGACCAGATCGTCGGCCTGGAACTCGGGGCGGACGACTATATCACCAAGCCGATAGAACCCCGTCTGTTACTGGCCCGGCTGCGCGCCCATCTGCGTCGTACCAACGAATCCTCTTCGTCCCTGGAAGATAACGGCAAGTCGGATATCCGGCATGGCCGGCTGATCATCGATCCCCATTCCCGCTCCGTCGCCCTTGACGGAAACAGCGTGGAACTCACCACCAGCGAATTCGATCTGCTGCTGATTCTCGCCAGCGGCGCTGGGAACACGTTAAACCGGGACGCGATTCTGCAAGCCTGGCGCGGCATCGAATATGATGGGCTGGACCGCTCGGTCGACATTGCCGTCTCCCGCCTGCGCCGCAAGTTGAACGACGATGTGTCACCACCCCGCCGCATCAAAACGGTACGCCGCCGCGGTTACCTCTTTGTACCGGACGCCTGGGAGTAA
- a CDS encoding FAD/NAD(P)-binding protein, whose amino-acid sequence MFDPHLPHSAVIDQRVQESPGIFSLRLQYVDTHVQDIFEFQPGQFNMLSLFGVGEVPISIVSDPDDSHFFDHTIRVAGRVTEAMSRLQPGDRVGIRGPFGRGWPMAQAEGQDVVVVTGGLGCAPLVSVIRYLLRRRDRFGDIHIMQGVKHEDDLIWRRQYETWSREHGINVQLAADVPGKAWPWQQGLVTELINTLDLNLETTISMLCGPELMMLAAIAQLRDMGLADQQIWLSMERNMQCGFGQCGCCQVGPKFVCKDGPVFCYSEVADFLGAKGF is encoded by the coding sequence ATGTTTGATCCCCACCTGCCTCATTCTGCGGTAATTGACCAGCGGGTACAGGAGTCGCCCGGCATATTTTCCCTGCGGCTGCAGTATGTCGATACCCATGTGCAGGATATCTTTGAATTCCAGCCTGGGCAGTTCAACATGCTTTCGCTTTTTGGCGTAGGCGAAGTCCCGATCTCAATCGTCTCCGACCCGGACGACAGCCACTTCTTCGATCATACCATTCGTGTGGCGGGCAGGGTGACAGAGGCGATGAGCCGTCTGCAACCGGGTGATCGAGTGGGCATCCGGGGCCCATTCGGTCGCGGCTGGCCGATGGCGCAGGCTGAAGGTCAGGATGTGGTAGTGGTGACCGGGGGCTTGGGTTGTGCCCCATTGGTCTCGGTGATCCGTTACCTGCTGCGTCGGCGCGACCGGTTTGGAGATATCCATATCATGCAGGGTGTAAAACATGAGGATGATCTTATCTGGCGGCGACAGTATGAGACCTGGTCCCGGGAGCACGGTATCAATGTTCAACTGGCTGCTGATGTACCCGGCAAGGCGTGGCCCTGGCAGCAGGGGCTGGTAACCGAGCTGATAAACACCCTTGATCTCAATCTGGAGACGACCATATCCATGCTCTGCGGGCCCGAATTGATGATGCTGGCCGCCATTGCGCAACTGCGTGATATGGGATTGGCTGATCAGCAGATCTGGCTCAGCATGGAGCGGAATATGCAATGTGGTTTTGGACAGTGCGGGTGCTGTCAGGTGGGGCCGAAGTTTGTCTGTAAGGATGGGCCGGTTTTTTGTTATTCGGAGGTGGCGGACTTTTTGGGTGCCAAGGGTTTTTGA
- a CDS encoding Ni/Fe hydrogenase subunit alpha, whose product MASKREIHINVPVLTRVEGEGALEFDVVQGVIQKLNLRIFEPPRLFEKFVEGYEYDQVIDMVARICGICPVAYQMSAVQAFERLFGIDPGPWVRNMRRVMYCGEWLQSHALHVHLLAAPDFFGFDNAIAMAEKHPEAVRRGLRLQGLGNDLITLFGGRSVHPVGVRVGGFYKAPAQAAVADMVKQLEEALPQAEALVRWCAELDFPYDEQAFTSVALSEPGAYAIGSGRLVSGQGLDIDISHFESHFEEFQVPHSTALHTQLEGRPYLTGPLARLNLNFRQLPKPVRAVMEDCGIHFPSHNMFHSILARAIEIHLVIYEASQLLKAYQRPATPAVQVRPRAGTAFGCTEAPRGFLWHRYDVDERGDIRRARIVPPTSQNQARIEQDLCASLESFGLDHDDDELRQRAEQVIRNYDPCISCATHFLKLKVSRR is encoded by the coding sequence ATGGCGAGCAAACGAGAGATTCATATCAATGTCCCGGTGTTGACCCGCGTGGAGGGTGAAGGCGCTCTGGAGTTCGACGTCGTGCAAGGGGTCATCCAGAAACTGAACCTGCGTATCTTCGAGCCGCCCCGATTGTTTGAGAAGTTTGTCGAAGGCTACGAATATGATCAGGTCATCGACATGGTGGCGCGGATCTGCGGCATCTGTCCGGTTGCCTATCAGATGAGCGCTGTGCAGGCTTTTGAGCGGCTGTTTGGAATCGACCCCGGACCCTGGGTGCGGAATATGCGCCGGGTGATGTATTGCGGTGAGTGGTTGCAGAGCCATGCGCTGCATGTACATCTATTGGCAGCCCCCGATTTTTTCGGCTTCGACAATGCCATCGCCATGGCAGAGAAGCACCCTGAAGCAGTGCGCAGGGGATTGAGGCTGCAAGGATTGGGTAATGATCTGATCACCCTCTTCGGCGGCCGATCGGTGCATCCTGTGGGAGTGCGGGTGGGTGGTTTTTACAAAGCGCCTGCGCAAGCGGCAGTGGCTGATATGGTGAAGCAACTGGAAGAGGCGCTGCCCCAGGCGGAGGCGTTGGTGCGTTGGTGCGCCGAACTCGATTTTCCCTATGATGAACAGGCCTTCACCAGCGTCGCCCTGAGCGAACCGGGAGCGTATGCCATCGGCAGTGGCCGGTTGGTCTCGGGGCAGGGGCTGGATATCGACATCAGTCATTTCGAGAGCCATTTCGAGGAGTTTCAGGTGCCTCACTCCACTGCCTTGCATACACAGTTGGAGGGGCGGCCCTACCTTACCGGACCATTGGCGCGCCTCAATCTGAACTTTCGTCAACTGCCGAAACCTGTACGTGCGGTGATGGAGGATTGTGGCATCCATTTTCCAAGCCATAACATGTTCCACAGCATCCTGGCACGGGCGATTGAGATCCATCTCGTCATTTACGAAGCGTCACAACTGCTAAAAGCGTATCAGCGACCCGCCACACCGGCGGTTCAGGTCAGGCCGCGGGCAGGCACGGCTTTTGGCTGCACCGAAGCGCCTCGCGGTTTCCTTTGGCACCGTTATGATGTGGATGAGAGAGGGGATATTCGACGTGCCCGGATCGTTCCCCCCACCAGCCAGAACCAGGCGCGCATTGAACAGGATCTTTGCGCCTCTCTGGAAAGCTTTGGGCTTGACCATGACGATGATGAGTTGCGGCAAAGGGCGGAGCAGGTGATTCGCAACTACGATCCCTGCATCTCCTGCGCGACCCACTTTCTCAAGCTCAAAGTGTCTCGCCGTTGA
- a CDS encoding sulfhydrogenase subunit delta gives MNKPKPKLAIHKFSSCDGCQLALLNLGETLLELPEYVDITHFAEAGPNNPNAKVDIALVEGSISTPDDIERIKQVRENSAYLIAIGACATTGGLQALANLADRDAWMAAVYARPDTIETLSSSTSISEHVKVDLELHGCPVNSQQVIAALADLLAGVKPVSERQPLCMECKRKGVVCTMVTKGEPCMGPVTRAGCGALCPNLGRACYSCYGPAETVNDGALALRLQSLGLTIEAVARRFLYITSGAPLFRDAGLRLRPPPLETDE, from the coding sequence ATGAATAAACCAAAACCAAAACTCGCCATACATAAATTCAGCTCCTGCGACGGCTGCCAACTCGCCCTGCTAAATCTTGGCGAAACCCTGCTCGAATTGCCTGAGTATGTCGACATTACCCACTTTGCCGAGGCCGGACCCAATAATCCCAACGCCAAAGTTGATATTGCACTTGTCGAAGGCAGTATATCTACTCCGGACGATATCGAAAGGATCAAGCAGGTCAGGGAGAATAGTGCGTATTTGATTGCTATCGGTGCTTGCGCCACCACTGGTGGCTTGCAGGCGCTGGCCAATCTTGCCGATCGTGATGCCTGGATGGCGGCGGTCTATGCACGACCGGACACTATCGAGACACTGAGTTCATCTACGTCTATTTCAGAGCATGTCAAAGTCGATCTGGAACTGCACGGCTGCCCGGTCAATTCACAGCAAGTGATCGCAGCCCTTGCCGACCTGCTTGCCGGAGTGAAACCGGTCAGTGAGCGACAGCCCCTCTGCATGGAGTGCAAACGCAAAGGCGTGGTCTGCACCATGGTGACAAAGGGTGAACCCTGCATGGGACCGGTGACGCGGGCGGGTTGTGGTGCGCTCTGCCCGAACCTGGGGCGGGCATGTTATAGCTGTTATGGACCTGCAGAGACGGTGAACGACGGTGCGCTGGCGTTACGTCTGCAATCGTTGGGATTGACCATTGAAGCCGTCGCACGGCGCTTCCTCTATATCACCAGCGGTGCACCGCTATTCAGAGATGCCGGTCTGCGGCTCAGACCGCCGCCTTTGGAGACAGATGAGTAA
- a CDS encoding HDOD domain-containing protein: protein MAPKTIGRFKIGKKLGSGNQGTVYLCSDTELQRRVAIKLLNKSLPQASYRSEARTMSKLQHPNIVSIYEAGEHKGTPFLVFEYVEGRLLSDLIRDDGLELAQIQNIFQGLLAGVSRAHQADIVHRDLKPTNIIINGEQMPKIMDFGIARLLSGGKEKDEVLIGSPRYMAPEYISKGQVGPQADVFALGLILDEMLTGMPVFNGRNQQVVLDNILNMEVKPPSQFNETVDERLDRFVLKALEKDPDARYADAEDMLNAFGGLRKSPVESEAVGDAGHGTVDFLLRRMRRKSDFPALSQSVRSINAMAQVSDKDLNQLAGVIVNDFALTNKILKVVNSAFYGRFSGKIGTVSRAVVVLGMQTIRSLAASLIFFEHLQDKEQAERLREMISASLFSATLASQVAKDIDSQAFEEYFLAAMLHDLGKILIAFYLHDESREIERMMQQESKSAVQAEHAVLGVTFEQVGIEIAKQWNFPKGLTASMESWNDDRKPATVNERRRMVAAFSRDTTQVMAEQGLDDKTAVTTLLQKYKEGLGLDRRKFKRLADQALEEFQEFSKVLSKDISQSFVKKISGDGAVQQKAEKRAAAKAKSAAKDGLGETQILNGESADTASETADTEAFTTPEDAEALLMDGLQEVTGMLVGQHSVSEVFNVVLETMYRSMGFQRVLLALHDRSKGEMAGRIGFGDDVDDFVKQFRFPIKYSVDVFHGVIKNAVDVYIADTSDKKMQADIPDWYKRISDAGSFLLFPLVVNKRTLGLIYADHPNSNGVEIDAKKLNLLKSLRNQIILAVRS from the coding sequence ATGGCGCCGAAGACGATCGGGCGGTTCAAAATCGGCAAAAAACTGGGCTCGGGCAACCAGGGTACAGTCTACCTGTGTTCCGACACTGAACTGCAACGCCGGGTGGCGATCAAGCTGCTCAATAAATCCCTGCCGCAGGCGTCCTATCGCAGTGAAGCCCGCACCATGAGTAAGTTGCAGCACCCTAATATCGTCTCCATCTATGAAGCGGGTGAGCACAAGGGAACCCCTTTTCTGGTCTTCGAATATGTGGAGGGTCGACTGCTCTCCGATCTGATACGGGATGACGGGCTCGAACTGGCGCAGATACAGAATATCTTCCAGGGACTGCTTGCAGGTGTTAGCCGGGCACATCAGGCGGATATTGTCCATCGTGACCTCAAACCAACAAACATCATCATCAACGGTGAGCAGATGCCGAAGATAATGGATTTCGGTATTGCGAGGTTACTCTCAGGCGGCAAAGAGAAGGATGAAGTGCTGATTGGTTCACCCCGTTATATGGCACCGGAATACATCAGTAAGGGACAGGTTGGGCCGCAGGCGGATGTTTTTGCGTTGGGCCTGATCCTGGATGAGATGCTGACCGGCATGCCCGTATTCAACGGCCGCAACCAGCAGGTCGTCCTCGACAATATTTTGAATATGGAGGTAAAACCGCCCTCCCAGTTCAATGAGACGGTGGATGAGCGGTTAGATCGTTTCGTACTCAAGGCGTTGGAAAAAGACCCTGATGCCCGCTACGCGGATGCAGAGGATATGCTCAATGCCTTTGGTGGACTGCGCAAATCTCCCGTCGAGTCTGAAGCGGTTGGAGACGCGGGTCACGGTACGGTGGATTTTCTCCTGCGCCGGATGCGCCGCAAGAGTGATTTTCCGGCCCTCTCCCAGTCTGTGCGCAGCATCAATGCCATGGCCCAGGTCAGTGACAAGGATCTGAATCAGCTGGCCGGCGTCATCGTCAATGACTTTGCCCTCACCAACAAGATTCTGAAGGTGGTTAACTCTGCATTTTACGGCCGTTTTTCCGGCAAGATCGGCACTGTCTCCCGGGCGGTGGTAGTGCTTGGCATGCAGACAATCCGCTCCCTGGCAGCTTCATTGATCTTCTTTGAGCACCTGCAGGACAAAGAGCAGGCAGAACGGTTGCGGGAGATGATCTCCGCATCGCTGTTCAGTGCGACCCTTGCCAGCCAGGTCGCCAAAGATATCGACAGCCAGGCGTTCGAAGAGTATTTCCTCGCCGCTATGTTGCATGATCTTGGTAAAATTCTGATCGCCTTCTATTTGCATGATGAGAGTCGTGAGATAGAACGGATGATGCAGCAGGAGTCGAAATCTGCGGTGCAGGCGGAACATGCCGTGCTGGGAGTGACCTTTGAACAAGTGGGAATAGAGATCGCCAAACAGTGGAACTTTCCCAAAGGGCTGACGGCATCCATGGAAAGTTGGAATGATGACAGGAAACCCGCCACGGTTAACGAACGCCGGCGGATGGTGGCAGCCTTCTCCAGGGATACTACGCAGGTAATGGCAGAACAGGGTCTGGATGACAAAACAGCGGTTACGACACTGTTGCAGAAGTACAAGGAGGGACTCGGCCTCGATCGCCGCAAGTTCAAGCGTCTGGCAGATCAGGCCCTGGAAGAGTTTCAGGAATTCAGTAAGGTGCTCTCCAAAGACATCTCTCAGTCATTTGTAAAAAAGATCAGTGGAGATGGTGCGGTACAGCAGAAGGCGGAAAAGCGTGCCGCAGCCAAAGCTAAATCAGCAGCGAAAGATGGCCTCGGGGAGACGCAGATCCTGAACGGAGAGTCTGCTGATACCGCCTCTGAAACAGCAGATACGGAAGCCTTCACAACCCCAGAAGATGCCGAAGCGCTATTGATGGATGGCTTACAGGAGGTAACCGGTATGCTGGTGGGTCAACATAGCGTCTCTGAGGTTTTCAACGTGGTGCTGGAAACCATGTATCGTTCCATGGGTTTTCAACGCGTCCTGTTGGCACTGCATGATCGCAGTAAAGGAGAGATGGCAGGCCGCATAGGTTTTGGTGATGACGTGGATGATTTCGTCAAGCAGTTCAGATTTCCCATTAAATACAGCGTGGATGTCTTTCACGGAGTGATCAAAAATGCGGTGGATGTTTACATCGCCGATACCAGTGATAAAAAGATGCAGGCCGATATTCCAGACTGGTACAAGCGTATTTCCGATGCAGGTTCCTTTCTGCTCTTCCCCCTGGTGGTGAACAAGCGGACGCTTGGGCTTATCTATGCCGACCATCCCAATTCCAACGGTGTAGAGATAGATGCCAAGAAACTCAACCTGCTGAAGTCGCTGCGTAACCAGATCATACTGGCGGTTAGATCTTGA